A window of Perognathus longimembris pacificus isolate PPM17 chromosome 6, ASM2315922v1, whole genome shotgun sequence contains these coding sequences:
- the Ghrh gene encoding somatoliberin, producing MPLWVFFIVILALSGSSHCSPTPSLPLRMRRYADAIFSNSYRKVLGQLSARKLLQDIMNRQQGEKNQGQGAKLRPGRQLDYIRADQKQVAFESILEALLQKHRLCVCVCVCVCVCVCVCGQERIFPSPQVCSFAIETQK from the exons ATGCCACTTTGGGTGTTTTTCATTGTGATCCTGGCCCTCAGCGGCAGCTCCCACTGTTCGCcgaccccctccctgcccctcag GATGCGGCGCTACGCAGACGCCATCTTCAGCAACAGCTACCGGAAGGTGCTGGGCCAGTTGTCTGCCCGGAAGTTGCTCCAGGACATCATGAACAGGCAGCAGGG AGAGAAGAACCAGGGGCAAGGAGCAAAGCTGCGGCCCGGCCGGCAGCTGGACTACATACGGGCAGATCAAAAGCAGGTGGCGTTCGAGAGCATCCTGGAGGCCCTACTGCAGAAGcacaggttgtgtgtgtgtgtgtgtgtgtgtgtgtgtgtgtgtgtgtgtgtgtgtggacaggaAAGGATCTTTCCTTCTCCACAAGTCTGCAGCTTTGCCATAGAAACacagaaatga